From a single Brassica rapa cultivar Chiifu-401-42 chromosome A01, CAAS_Brap_v3.01, whole genome shotgun sequence genomic region:
- the LOC103868831 gene encoding uncharacterized protein LOC103868831 yields the protein MKKAKKNREPLFSVGSLELGSLLFSTSQANVKSLHAFSSLTLGPQVSGITHVDPRNASPSAAVSNRTVALRSARQPRLSYSSFAPSSEHDHPPQREEEEEPEEEEEKRTWNLRPRKACVGGASEVKNLKPSGVTEPPPKSNRQRGIAAESPGVEVKNENHRLWVALSRDEIEEDVFCISGNKPSRRPRKRAKTLQKHLDVMFPGLCLVGMNAVCFIVSTSPG from the exons ggttctcttctcttctctactTCGCAGGCAAATGTGAAGTCTCTCCATGCTTTTTCTTCTCTCACCCTTGGACCCCAAGTCTCTGGTATAACTCATGTGGATCCCAGGAACGCATCTCCATCGGCGGCTGTTTCTAACCGCACGGTGGCGTTACGATCGGCTCGTCAGCCGCGTCTCTCTTACTCCTCCTTCGCTCCGTCATCCGAGCACGATCACCCGCCGCagagagaggaggaagaagaaccggaggaggaggaggagaagaggaCTTGGAATCTGCGGCCGAGGAAGGCTTGCGTCGGAGGAGCTTCGGAGGTGAAGAATCTGAAACCAAGCGGAGTGACGGAGCCGCCGCCGAAATCAAACAGACAGAGAGGAATCGCGGCGGAATCTCCCGGCGTCGAGGTTAAAAACGAGAACCACAGGCTTTGGGTCGCTCTCTCGAGAGACGAGATTGAAGAAGACGTGTTCTGTATAAGCGGGAACAAGCCATCTCGCAGACCAAGAAAGAGGGCCAAGACATTGCAGAAACATCTCGAT GTTATGTTCCCTGGGCTGTGTCTTGTCGGGATGAATGCTGTTTGCTTCATAGTATCCACTTCTCCTGGCTAA